The following proteins come from a genomic window of Aspergillus luchuensis IFO 4308 DNA, chromosome 3, nearly complete sequence:
- the cdc43 gene encoding protein geranylgeranyltransferase type I subunit CDC43 (COG:O;~EggNog:ENOG410PK7U;~InterPro:IPR001330,IPR008930;~PFAM:PF00432;~go_function: GO:0003824 - catalytic activity [Evidence IEA]), whose amino-acid sequence MTDVPVTFTKERHIKYFLRCLKTFLPSLYTSNDSNRMLLAFFTVAGLDLLGVLQSKTTPEERQGYIDWIYHCQVPTGGFRAFTGTDFGAENRTLDNEAWDPANVPSTFFALELLIILGDDLSRVKRRECLQWLPRLQRDNGSFGEVLGPGGKIEGGGDLRFCCFAAGTRYILRGNGGADVDGIKDIDVDKLAAFVQACQAYDGGMGEAPFCEAHSGHTYCAMGALTFLSRMAKDQKPPPVLSPGANEFESLVRWLVARQTTELGDTEEDSDDDNSSEVNEVPKPVPEAVEEVSLDESLDKLPAIPPPTEQDLRCAGFNGRCNKYADTCYSFWNLATLDMMNRLDLVDASRNRQYLLGKTQHIIGGFGKGVGEPPDLLHSYFGMVALAFQGEEGLDGVDPALCMSHRAVQQLQSLPWWKEGV is encoded by the exons ATGACCGACGTCCCAGTCACTTTTACCAAAGAACGACACATCAAGTATTTCCTACGATGTCTCAaaaccttccttcccagcCTATACACCTCCAATGACTCCAATCGCATGCTTCTCGCCTTTTTCACGGTCGCCGGCTTAGACCTCCTCGGCGTCTTGCAGAGCAAAACCACCCCCGAAGAGCGACAAGGCTACATCGACTGGATCTACCACTGCCAGGTTCCCACGGGCGGATTTCGAGCCTTCACCGGAACGGATTTTGGCGCGGAGAATCGGACATTGGATAATGAAGCTTGGGATCCGGCAAATGTACCCTCTACCTTCTTTGCGCTGGAGCTCCTTATCATCCTGGGCGATGATTTATCGCGAGTGAAGCGGAGGGAGTGTTTACAATGGTTGCCGCGCCTGCAGCGTGATAATGGAAGCTTTGGAGAGGTGCTGGGACCGGGAGGGAAGattgaaggtggtggtgatctCCGCTTTTGCTGCTTTGCGGCAGGCACGCGGTATATTCTGCGGGGGAATGGCGGGGCAGATGTGGATGGCATCAAGGACATTGATGTGGACAAGCTGGCCGCGTTTGTTCAGGCATGTCAA GCATATGATGGCGGTATGGGTGAAGCACCCTTTTGTGAAGCGCATT CCGGTCATACGTATTGCGCAATGGGCGCCTTGACATTCTTAAGTCGTATGGCAAAGGATCAGAAGCCACCGCCAGTCCTTTCGCCAGGCGCGAACGAATTCGAGTCCTTGGTTCGTTGGCTCGTTGCCAGACAAACGACAGAACTCGGCGACACCGAGGAGGACTCGGACGATGATAACAGCTCTGAGGTGAATGAGGTTCCGAAACCGGTACCGGAGGCTGTTGAAGAAGTAAGCTTAGATGAGAGCCTCGATAAGCTCCCCGCTATACCGCCACCAACGGAACAGGATCTACGATGTGCAGGCTTCAATGGGCGATGTAATAAGTATGCTGATACATGTTACTCATTCTGGAACCTGGCAACATTAGAT ATGATGAATAGGTTAGACCTCGTGGACGCAAGTCGGAATCGGCAATATCTTCTCGGAAAAACGCAGCATATCATTGGCGGTTTTGGAAAGGGTGTGGGCGAGCCACCAG ATCTCCTCCATTCCTACTTTGGGATGGTCGCCCTCGCGTTccagggagaggaagggctAGATGGGGTTGATCCAGCGCTGTGTATGAGCCATCGGGCCGTGCAGCAACTACAGTCTCTCCCTTGGTGGAAAGAAGGGGTTTGA
- a CDS encoding uncharacterized protein (COG:S;~EggNog:ENOG410Q0F9;~InterPro:IPR018815;~PFAM:PF10311;~SECRETED:SignalP(1-27);~TransMembrane:3 (n14-24c32/33o56-77i121-141o177-195i)) yields the protein MALLSSKTLIQAHALFLFVLAVYLTRSPEVVTESDLVFMLGEFLNLEATPSISRPQSPFALCGVLLVVDALVDLILVTKIPQINEILAMAQAARVQSPIPVAGAVRTNPFMARLTSLYSEIWTLLSAARFCIFFAVSFFIYQSQPSAWGMDAATGMGNYGTAGAATSGLDQLKNRVVFTYGFMEMMFWLWIFITLREERQEAANRFVEQDR from the exons atggctctcctttcctccAAGACCTTAATCCAGGCACATGCCTTGTTCCTGTTCGTGCTGGCCGTGTACCTGACCAGGTCGCCAGAAGTCGTGACCGAGTCTGACCTCGTCTTCATGCTGGGGGAGTTCTTGAATCTG GAGGCGACCCCTAGTATCTCCCGACCTCAGTCCCCTTTCGCCCTATGTGGtgtcctcctcgtcgtcgatgCCCTGGTCGACCTCATTCTTGTGACCAAGATCCCGCAAATTAACGAGATTCTGGCCATGGCCCAAGCCGCCAGAGTGCAATCCCCTATACCAGTGGCAGGGGCTGTACGCACGAACCCCTTCATGGCACGCTTGACCTCGCTTTACTCGGAGATCTGGACCCTCCTTTCCGCTGCTCGTTTCTGTATCTTCTTTGCCGTTTCCTTTTTCATATACCAGAGTCAACCATCAGCGTGGGGAATGGATGCCGCTACCGGAATGGGGAACTACGGCACTGCCGGTGCCGCTACATCGGGTCTGGATCAGCTGAAAAACAGGGTGGTATTCACATATGGCTTTATGGAAATGATGTTTTGGTTATGG ATCTTCATCACCCTCAGGGAAGAGCGACAGGAAGCAGCTAACCGGTTCGTGGAACAGGACCGGTAG
- a CDS encoding CFEM domain-containing protein (COG:S;~EggNog:ENOG410PT41;~InterPro:IPR008427;~PFAM:PF05730) — protein sequence MGSNLARDCATGSIPKTCKAIDVNCICSDKSFITGISCCVASTCSAEDQTSALNFAQQICGGAGVTDLPQSASCTSGNTASATLQTTGTTSDASATTTATGAANGTRLDSSSSASAANATKTGSNTQSVKTQGATATDKNAASNATASSAAGIVLGDSSAGLAAILGAAFYALLL from the exons ATGGGCAGCAACCTAGCA AGAGACTGCGCCACCGGTTCTATCCCCAAAACTTGCAAGGCCATTGATGTGAATTGCATCTGCTCCGACAAGTCCTTCATCACTGGTATTTCTTGCTGCGTTGCTTCTACGTGCTCTGCGGAGGACCAGACCT CTGCTCTCAATTTCGCACAGCAGATCTGCGGTGGCGCCGGCGTAACTGATCTCCCCCAAAGTGCTAGTTGCACAAGTGGAAACACCGCGAGTGCTACTTTGCAGACCACGGGCACAACGAGTGATGCTTCTGCGACTACTACCGCGACTGGTGCAGCTAACGGAACCCGCCTCGACTCATCCAGCTCTGCCAGTGCGGCGAATGCTACCAAAACAGGAAGCAACACTCAGTCTGTGAAAACGCAGGGCGCTACTGCAACTGATAAGAATGCCGCAAGCAATGCGACTGCTAGCAGTGCGGCTGGTATTGTCTTGGGAGATAGCAGTGCTGGCCTTGCTGCAATCCTTGGGGCAGCCTTTTATGCATTGCTTCTGTAA